A section of the Acidobacteriota bacterium genome encodes:
- a CDS encoding YitT family protein, producing the protein MVAKTLIKMGRMQPVVDYAAIIFGCFLVALGLDLFLIPNRITAGGVSGISTILFHLLGVPVGLSMLGFNSLLFLIALMTLGREFGLRSAVATVALSFMVDGIYFVAPLLGTAPDLAERGITQNVLLATIFGDILTGAGMALVFLKNSSTGGTDILARILNKYTEITIGRSLMMIDALVTVGAGFVFGAEMAMFAIIAIFVNSKTIDFLIQGMNQGKKFLIISRKYREIADDIIRVMGRGATLLNGVGAFSGEDRPIILVVIRPRELPRLKSIVRDHDPDAFVMVSEVYEIMGEGFRRASL; encoded by the coding sequence ATGGTAGCGAAGACACTGATCAAAATGGGCCGGATGCAGCCGGTCGTGGATTATGCGGCGATCATCTTCGGCTGTTTTTTGGTGGCCTTGGGCCTGGACCTGTTTCTGATTCCGAACCGGATCACCGCTGGAGGCGTCAGCGGGATCTCCACGATTCTTTTTCATTTGTTGGGTGTTCCGGTGGGCTTGTCCATGCTGGGATTTAACAGCTTGTTGTTCCTGATCGCCTTGATGACCCTGGGACGGGAGTTCGGGCTGCGCTCGGCCGTCGCTACCGTGGCGCTGTCGTTCATGGTGGACGGGATCTATTTTGTAGCGCCCTTGCTGGGTACGGCACCTGATCTGGCCGAGCGGGGCATCACTCAAAACGTCCTGCTGGCCACAATCTTCGGCGACATCTTGACCGGTGCGGGGATGGCGCTGGTCTTCCTGAAAAATTCCTCCACCGGCGGAACCGATATCCTGGCTCGCATCCTCAACAAATACACCGAAATTACAATCGGGCGCAGCCTCATGATGATCGATGCCCTGGTCACGGTGGGGGCGGGATTCGTATTCGGAGCGGAGATGGCCATGTTCGCCATCATTGCCATATTTGTCAACTCGAAGACCATCGACTTCCTGATCCAAGGCATGAACCAGGGGAAGAAGTTCCTCATCATCAGCCGGAAGTACCGTGAGATAGCCGATGATATTATCCGGGTGATGGGACGGGGCGCCACCCTGCTCAACGGCGTCGGGGCGTTTTCCGGCGAAGACCGGCCCATCATTCTCGTCGTGATCCGGCCACGCGAGCTACCCCGCCTGAAGAGTATCGTCCGTGATCACGACCCCGATGCGTTCGTGATGGTGAGCGAGGTGTACGAAATTATGGGTGAAGGATTCCGGCGGGCCTCACTCTAA
- a CDS encoding HAMP domain-containing histidine kinase translates to MSTDLLCGLLHRSAGISIFILDKNFRVIWKNSEDECPLQHVPHAEGIYCYRMLRSRDGHCVLSCPPVSGGPGACQQYHEHADDREAVFHVTISARRDQSGENAGYLVVQQDITQWKQRDEQRYQDANRQYLLHLAGGFAHEINNPLTVVSGMLQEYSQLNDMDEERRQDFRTMVRACNRIREFVNRIRALSAEESEDSSAADAATIFNRAAGYFQEFFRIKDIHIAWDLPDRWPNPSMSPGVLAKIVFNLLHYIADSIRPGGTIRIEVLPPGDQPYLQAVFSSEEFISLPHQLNNIFLSPGHPSELDAIHALGLTTVHNLVKSHHGNLRIEQKAPRGMAFFLEIPLS, encoded by the coding sequence ATGAGCACTGACTTGCTCTGCGGCCTTCTGCACCGGTCGGCAGGTATTTCCATATTTATACTGGATAAAAACTTTCGTGTGATTTGGAAGAATTCCGAGGACGAGTGTCCCCTCCAGCACGTTCCCCACGCGGAAGGCATCTACTGTTACCGGATGCTCCGTTCCAGGGATGGTCATTGCGTCCTCAGTTGCCCGCCGGTGTCCGGGGGCCCAGGCGCCTGCCAGCAGTATCACGAGCATGCCGACGATCGGGAAGCCGTCTTTCATGTGACAATCTCGGCCCGCCGGGATCAATCGGGGGAGAACGCCGGATATCTGGTGGTGCAGCAGGACATCACGCAATGGAAACAGCGTGACGAGCAACGTTATCAAGATGCCAACCGCCAGTATCTGCTGCATCTGGCGGGCGGATTCGCCCACGAAATCAACAATCCGCTGACTGTTGTCAGCGGGATGCTGCAGGAATATTCACAGTTGAACGATATGGATGAGGAGCGCCGGCAGGACTTTCGGACAATGGTCAGGGCGTGTAATCGGATCCGGGAGTTCGTCAACCGTATCCGCGCCCTGTCCGCCGAGGAATCCGAAGATAGCAGCGCCGCCGACGCGGCCACTATTTTCAACCGGGCCGCCGGGTATTTTCAGGAGTTTTTCCGCATCAAGGATATTCACATCGCCTGGGATCTGCCGGACCGCTGGCCCAACCCGAGCATGAGTCCCGGCGTCCTGGCTAAGATCGTTTTCAACTTGCTGCACTATATTGCCGACTCCATTCGACCCGGCGGTACGATCCGGATCGAAGTTCTCCCTCCCGGCGATCAGCCGTACCTGCAAGCTGTGTTTTCCAGTGAGGAGTTCATCAGCCTGCCCCACCAGCTGAACAACATTTTTTTATCCCCCGGACATCCCAGCGAACTTGATGCCATCCATGCGCTTGGCCTCACCACGGTGCACAACCTAGTCAAAAGCCACCACGGGAATCTGCGCATCGAGCAGAAGGCGCCGCGCGGAATGGCATTTTTTCTCGAAATTCCATTAAGTTAG
- a CDS encoding response regulator → MLKKVRILIVDDDPDVCEYLQKFLSKDGYDVTAVANPTQVLDELKNKPYQIIILDLKMPGMSGEELLRRIRAIDSDICIIIYTGYPTVDSAVDTMKQQVFDYIKKPFNIDDFRAVIRKAIEERGLIITPEARLNQEIGNKIRTLRKKKNLTLKKLANRTGLSVSLISQIELAKTSASVSTLYKIASALGIKIGYFFSDI, encoded by the coding sequence ATGTTGAAGAAAGTGCGTATTTTGATTGTGGATGACGACCCGGATGTTTGTGAGTATCTCCAAAAATTTCTTTCCAAAGACGGCTATGACGTCACCGCAGTCGCCAATCCCACTCAGGTTTTGGACGAACTGAAAAACAAACCGTATCAGATCATCATTCTCGATCTGAAGATGCCCGGCATGTCCGGCGAAGAACTGCTACGCCGCATTCGCGCCATTGACTCAGACATTTGCATCATCATTTATACCGGTTACCCCACGGTGGATTCCGCTGTCGACACCATGAAACAGCAGGTGTTTGACTATATCAAAAAGCCGTTCAACATCGATGATTTTCGCGCGGTGATTCGCAAGGCCATTGAAGAACGCGGTTTGATTATCACCCCGGAAGCGCGACTGAACCAGGAAATCGGCAATAAAATCAGGACACTGCGCAAAAAGAAGAACCTGACGCTTAAGAAGTTGGCGAATCGTACCGGATTGTCCGTCAGCCTGATCTCCCAGATTGAGCTGGCCAAGACCTCGGCATCCGTATCCACTCTGTATAAAATCGCTTCGGCCTTGGGGATCAAGATCGGGTACTTTTTCAGCGATATCTGA
- a CDS encoding serine/threonine protein phosphatase has protein sequence MDHLGPLSKTIEAAHWVLLLGDLTQFGHAAQAARVLDAFRRINPQVLAVPGNVDHPDVLDLLVSEGVSLHGSHRILEDQVGVAGVGASTPTPFGTPMELSEEEIYRRLEVPLRAIGSCDVRLVISHTPPRDTRVDRIRSGLHAGSRSVRRLIEEHSPDLLLSGHIHEAVGEDTVGRTRILNPGPFGRGGFVWVEVSADGVSAACRCVSAR, from the coding sequence TTGGATCACCTAGGCCCGCTGAGCAAAACCATCGAGGCCGCACATTGGGTGCTCTTGCTGGGAGACCTGACGCAGTTCGGTCATGCCGCCCAGGCGGCGCGCGTGTTGGATGCGTTTCGGCGGATCAATCCGCAAGTTCTCGCCGTCCCTGGAAACGTGGACCATCCGGACGTGCTGGATCTGCTGGTGAGCGAGGGAGTCTCTCTGCACGGGAGCCACCGGATACTTGAGGATCAGGTGGGCGTCGCAGGCGTGGGCGCGTCGACGCCCACACCCTTCGGGACTCCAATGGAGCTTAGTGAAGAGGAAATTTACCGCCGATTGGAAGTTCCGCTCCGGGCCATCGGCTCATGCGATGTCCGGCTGGTGATCAGCCACACACCGCCGCGGGACACTCGCGTCGACCGCATCCGGTCGGGACTGCATGCCGGCAGCCGCTCGGTCCGCCGACTGATCGAGGAGCACAGCCCAGACCTGTTGCTGAGCGGTCATATCCATGAGGCAGTGGGCGAAGACACGGTGGGACGCACCCGGATCCTGAATCCAGGTCCATTCGGACGGGGTGGTTTCGTGTGGGTGGAGGTATCGGCGGACGGCGTGTCCGCCGCGTGCCGTTGCGTCTCCGCCCGTTGA
- the hisD gene encoding histidinol dehydrogenase, which produces MVDIYEALEWARQPRLPVPPPEVAQILDDIRSVGDDAVRRWARRLDGHPGDDFEVSRKSLQAALDGLDRETRALLEDAARRIRTVAACQRELFTDLSLELDGVVLGHRVMPVTRVACYAPGGRYPLPSSVLMGVIPAREAGVKEIVVLSPRIHPVTLAAAAIAGADRVFNIGGVQGVAAAAWGLAGLPRVDLIVGPGNRFVTAAKQALYGQVGIEFPAGPSELLILADRTADPVLLAADLLAQAEHDPDALPVLASPDGNLLERVQQELVVQLETLPAASPSRVSVSNGMLVRVSDWTEAVELADRMAPEHLELAGPEAEALADQLTNYGSLFIGSLSAEVFGDYGSGTNHILPTSGAARFTGGVWVGTFLRILTRQRVRTDGLPALVHLAEGLAQAERLPAHASSARLRTERRANGHGLIH; this is translated from the coding sequence ATGGTAGACATATACGAAGCTTTGGAGTGGGCCCGGCAGCCCCGCCTGCCGGTCCCGCCGCCGGAGGTGGCGCAGATCCTGGATGATATTCGGAGTGTCGGCGATGATGCGGTGCGCCGCTGGGCCCGCCGCCTCGACGGCCACCCCGGTGACGACTTTGAAGTGTCACGAAAATCGTTGCAGGCCGCGCTCGACGGCTTGGACCGGGAAACCCGCGCCCTGTTGGAAGACGCAGCCCGAAGGATTCGGACCGTCGCCGCATGCCAGCGAGAGCTGTTCACGGACCTTTCGCTTGAACTGGACGGTGTGGTCCTTGGCCACCGAGTGATGCCCGTGACGCGCGTGGCGTGTTACGCGCCGGGGGGGAGATATCCATTGCCCTCATCCGTGCTCATGGGCGTGATCCCGGCGCGTGAAGCCGGAGTGAAGGAGATTGTCGTGCTCAGTCCGCGCATTCATCCTGTGACGCTGGCGGCCGCGGCGATCGCCGGCGCCGATCGGGTGTTCAACATCGGCGGCGTGCAGGGTGTGGCCGCCGCCGCCTGGGGTTTGGCCGGCCTGCCTCGGGTGGATCTGATTGTCGGACCCGGAAACCGGTTCGTTACGGCCGCCAAACAGGCGCTCTACGGCCAGGTGGGCATTGAATTCCCAGCCGGACCGTCGGAGCTGCTCATCCTGGCCGATCGCACTGCAGACCCCGTGCTCCTAGCGGCCGACCTTCTGGCCCAGGCGGAGCATGATCCGGACGCACTGCCCGTCCTGGCCAGTCCGGATGGAAACCTATTGGAGCGCGTGCAGCAGGAGCTGGTCGTCCAGCTTGAGACGCTGCCTGCCGCATCGCCCTCACGGGTCAGTGTGTCCAACGGCATGCTGGTGCGGGTTTCCGACTGGACGGAAGCGGTGGAGTTGGCTGACCGGATGGCACCGGAGCATTTGGAACTCGCTGGACCCGAAGCTGAGGCACTAGCTGACCAGTTGACCAATTACGGCAGTCTGTTCATCGGCTCCCTTTCAGCCGAAGTGTTCGGCGATTACGGTTCGGGCACCAATCACATCCTGCCCACCAGCGGCGCCGCGCGATTCACCGGCGGGGTTTGGGTCGGAACCTTCCTGCGGATACTGACTCGCCAGCGCGTCCGCACCGACGGCCTGCCGGCGCTGGTGCATCTGGCGGAAGGTCTCGCCCAAGCCGAAAGACTACCGGCTCATGCGTCTTCCGCCCGGCTGCGCACGGAACGGCGAGCCAACGGCCACGGCCTGATTCACTGA
- the hisE gene encoding phosphoribosyl-ATP diphosphatase yields MLIPSIDLMGGRAVQLVGGREKVLERDDVEELARRFGMYGEIAVIDLDASLGRGDNSALVRRLCCIARCRVGGGIRDERRAAELLRAGAARLIIGTAADEALLTRLPRDRVLVAVDHDRGHVMSHGWRQDTGESPAARIRRLAPFCGGFLVTGIHHEGRMEGFAMDEIRELRETVGQPVTYAGGVTAAAEVAVLDRMGVDAQVGMALYTGRLDPTEAFLACLDFSKEGGRLPCVVQDDAGRVRMVAWQTPESLREAFRTGRGVYFSRRRQKLWTKGETSGHIQRLVRVVPDCDRDTVLFTVEQEGPACHTGSASCFGLLGFAPADLEAVLRQRARCPSDNSYTCRLLRDRDLLTAKLREEMDEVIEATGRMDDLIWECADVLYFLMVQMMASGISFDQVMSELERRRR; encoded by the coding sequence ATGCTGATTCCGAGCATCGACTTAATGGGCGGCCGGGCTGTTCAACTCGTCGGGGGAAGAGAGAAGGTGTTGGAACGGGACGATGTCGAGGAGCTGGCCCGCCGATTCGGCATGTACGGCGAGATCGCCGTGATCGACCTGGATGCGTCGCTGGGCCGCGGCGACAACAGCGCGCTGGTACGGCGGCTGTGCTGCATCGCCCGCTGCCGTGTCGGCGGCGGCATTCGGGACGAGCGGCGCGCCGCCGAGTTGCTCCGTGCCGGAGCGGCCCGGCTGATCATCGGTACGGCTGCGGATGAAGCGCTCCTGACCCGGTTGCCTCGCGACCGCGTCCTGGTGGCCGTAGACCATGACCGCGGCCACGTGATGAGTCACGGTTGGCGTCAGGATACCGGCGAGTCACCCGCCGCACGCATCCGCCGGTTGGCCCCTTTCTGCGGCGGTTTCCTGGTGACGGGAATTCACCATGAAGGTCGGATGGAAGGCTTCGCCATGGATGAGATCCGGGAGTTGCGTGAAACTGTCGGTCAACCCGTGACTTACGCCGGCGGCGTGACGGCAGCCGCCGAGGTGGCGGTACTTGATCGGATGGGTGTCGACGCCCAGGTGGGCATGGCCCTTTACACCGGCCGGCTGGACCCCACCGAGGCGTTCCTTGCCTGTCTGGATTTCAGCAAAGAAGGCGGACGTCTGCCGTGCGTGGTCCAAGACGACGCCGGCCGGGTGCGCATGGTCGCCTGGCAGACTCCGGAGAGCCTGCGTGAGGCATTTCGTACCGGGCGCGGCGTGTATTTTTCGCGGCGTCGCCAAAAATTGTGGACAAAGGGTGAAACCAGCGGTCACATCCAGCGGCTGGTCCGGGTGGTGCCTGATTGTGATCGAGACACCGTGCTGTTCACGGTGGAGCAAGAGGGTCCGGCCTGCCATACCGGATCCGCCAGTTGCTTTGGTCTGCTGGGGTTCGCGCCGGCAGACCTGGAAGCGGTGTTGCGCCAGCGCGCCCGATGCCCGTCCGACAACAGCTACACTTGCCGTTTGCTGCGAGATCGGGATCTGCTGACGGCCAAATTGCGCGAAGAAATGGATGAGGTGATCGAGGCCACCGGCCGGATGGACGACTTGATTTGGGAGTGCGCTGATGTGCTCTATTTTTTAATGGTTCAGATGATGGCCTCGGGCATCAGCTTCGACCAGGTAATGAGCGAACTGGAACGACGCAGGAGGTAA
- the hisF gene encoding imidazole glycerol phosphate synthase subunit HisF — protein sequence MVMRRIIPCLDVMDGRVVKGIQFQGLRDGGDPVELAQRYYADGADELVFLDITAGLEGRKTMRDLVERTARTVFVPLTVGGGICCVDDAWRLLRSGCDKVAVNTAAVRRPQLLSELADRFGRQCVVLAVDALRTETGYWVVVDAGRTVTGLELSDWLRRGQALGVGEILLTVINTDGRQEGYDLAGLRLAGSVCRVPVIASGGMGTATHMVDALSAGADALLAASVFHYGRYTVRSLKAELSRCGVEVRPC from the coding sequence ATGGTGATGAGACGGATCATCCCCTGCCTGGATGTCATGGACGGCCGGGTGGTGAAAGGCATCCAGTTTCAGGGTCTCCGAGACGGCGGCGATCCCGTGGAGCTGGCCCAGCGATATTACGCCGACGGTGCCGACGAGTTGGTGTTTCTTGATATCACCGCCGGCCTCGAGGGCAGGAAAACCATGCGGGATTTGGTGGAGCGGACAGCCCGGACGGTGTTCGTGCCCCTCACGGTGGGCGGGGGTATTTGCTGTGTGGATGATGCCTGGCGACTGCTGCGCTCCGGCTGCGACAAAGTGGCGGTTAACACGGCGGCTGTGCGACGGCCGCAGCTCCTGTCGGAATTGGCGGACCGTTTCGGTCGTCAATGTGTGGTTCTGGCCGTGGACGCCCTGCGGACGGAGACCGGATACTGGGTGGTGGTGGATGCCGGCCGGACAGTCACCGGGCTTGAACTGTCCGACTGGCTGCGCCGGGGCCAGGCATTGGGCGTCGGCGAAATACTGCTTACCGTCATCAACACAGACGGTCGGCAGGAAGGGTATGACCTGGCGGGGCTTCGGCTGGCTGGCTCCGTTTGTCGGGTGCCCGTCATCGCCTCGGGCGGCATGGGTACCGCCACACACATGGTCGATGCGTTGTCCGCCGGCGCGGATGCGCTCCTGGCCGCGTCAGTATTCCATTACGGCCGGTACACAGTCCGTTCCCTGAAGGCCGAATTGAGCCGCTGCGGCGTGGAGGTACGCCCATGCTGA
- the hisH gene encoding imidazole glycerol phosphate synthase subunit HisH, whose amino-acid sequence MIGIVDFGAGNLRSLENALAALGRPSRRVSRPDELRRCSRLVLPGVGHFGAAAAMLRSSGLATALRAWVSSNRPLLGICLGLQLLFEASDEAPGAAGLGVWPGRCLSFDSRFLKVPHMGWSPVHMTAGPEIPVAYFVHSYFIPTAAGPAHWNWRGLARYGVEFLAAGQSGPLTGCQFHPEKSGPRGLAFLKEVLSW is encoded by the coding sequence ATGATCGGCATCGTGGATTTCGGCGCCGGAAACCTGCGGAGTCTGGAGAACGCGCTGGCTGCACTGGGCCGGCCGTCGCGGCGGGTATCGCGACCCGACGAGCTTCGGCGATGTTCCCGGCTGGTGCTGCCGGGAGTGGGACACTTCGGCGCCGCAGCAGCCATGTTGCGGTCAAGCGGTCTGGCCACCGCCTTGCGAGCCTGGGTCAGCTCCAACCGCCCGTTGCTGGGGATATGTTTGGGCCTGCAACTCCTGTTCGAGGCATCCGACGAAGCCCCGGGTGCCGCCGGTCTGGGCGTATGGCCGGGGCGGTGTCTGTCCTTCGACTCCCGCTTTCTGAAAGTCCCCCACATGGGGTGGAGCCCTGTGCACATGACAGCCGGGCCGGAAATACCGGTGGCCTATTTTGTGCATTCCTATTTCATTCCCACCGCCGCCGGTCCCGCACACTGGAATTGGCGGGGTCTGGCGCGCTACGGCGTCGAGTTTTTGGCCGCCGGACAATCCGGCCCGCTGACCGGCTGCCAGTTTCATCCGGAAAAAAGCGGACCGCGAGGACTGGCTTTCCTGAAGGAGGTGTTGTCATGGTGA
- the hisB gene encoding imidazoleglycerol-phosphate dehydratase (catalyzes the dehydration of D-erythro-1-(imidazol-4-yl)glycerol 3-phosphate to 3-(imidazol-4-yl)-2-oxopropyl phosphate in histidine biosynthesis), translating into MKSDRILINRQTRETSISGFLTGEPTVRRIVTPIPVFSHFLDQLVFYAGLGLELDARDLVPADDHHVVEDTALAIGDALNTWFGDRTGCQRFGQYWLPMDDALALAALDIGGRPGFWFRGRFRREAVGGLAVENILHFFRSLAHTARFTLHLQVSGQNVHHMVEALFKATGLALEEARQPWVGLARSTKGGLR; encoded by the coding sequence ATGAAATCAGACCGCATTCTCATCAATCGCCAGACCCGGGAAACATCGATCTCCGGATTCCTGACCGGGGAGCCTACGGTCCGCCGGATCGTCACCCCGATCCCGGTGTTCTCCCATTTTCTGGATCAACTGGTGTTCTACGCCGGACTTGGCCTCGAGCTGGACGCGCGCGATCTGGTGCCGGCCGACGACCATCATGTGGTGGAAGACACCGCCCTGGCCATTGGTGACGCCTTGAACACTTGGTTCGGCGACCGAACCGGGTGCCAACGTTTCGGGCAGTACTGGCTGCCCATGGATGACGCCCTGGCGCTGGCTGCCCTGGACATCGGTGGCCGCCCCGGATTCTGGTTTCGCGGGCGCTTCCGGCGTGAAGCGGTCGGGGGGCTGGCGGTGGAGAACATCCTGCATTTCTTCCGATCGTTGGCCCACACCGCCCGCTTCACGTTGCACCTGCAGGTCAGTGGTCAAAACGTCCACCACATGGTCGAGGCGCTCTTCAAAGCCACCGGCTTGGCTCTTGAGGAAGCACGGCAACCCTGGGTCGGTTTGGCCCGAAGCACCAAGGGAGGCCTCCGATGA
- a CDS encoding histidinol-phosphate aminotransferase family protein encodes MVGQVLPLVRPALRGITPYATPTGRDRYRRLDANEGPPPAPGLLRELLVEAASRLSYYPEYTELRRLAAVHYGAPAGGIMPVCGADEGLRLVIGAFAGPGDRMVTVRPTFSMYTFYAQLAGAAVTAVTLAPDFELDLNAVLEAAGGAALVVLASPNNPTARPIRPGDLARLLQLAPERPILLDETYAEFCGQNFIPWIERFSNLIILRTLSKARGLPGLRCGFVVGHPAVISSLDTLRSPYNLTATAAWVGSAFLAGDTDFRERLAAATTARATLQRELARLGVPVWSSVTHFCVFYLGDAAGSAASALAEQGILVRLLGDDLSGFIRVSVTGPEDTAVFLSAFTPWLTQRRPEPIPAAWRLS; translated from the coding sequence ATGGTCGGCCAGGTGCTCCCCCTTGTCCGGCCGGCCCTGCGCGGCATCACACCCTATGCGACTCCCACCGGACGCGACCGGTATCGCCGCCTCGACGCCAACGAAGGGCCCCCGCCCGCGCCCGGCCTGTTGCGCGAGTTGTTGGTTGAGGCGGCATCCCGGCTGTCTTACTACCCCGAGTACACCGAACTGCGGCGGCTGGCCGCTGTTCATTACGGCGCTCCCGCGGGCGGTATCATGCCGGTCTGCGGCGCCGATGAAGGTCTCCGGCTGGTGATCGGGGCGTTCGCCGGCCCCGGCGACCGGATGGTCACAGTGCGCCCCACGTTCAGCATGTACACATTTTACGCACAACTAGCCGGCGCCGCGGTCACCGCCGTGACGCTCGCCCCCGATTTCGAATTGGACCTGAATGCGGTACTGGAGGCGGCCGGAGGGGCGGCGCTGGTCGTGCTGGCGTCACCGAACAATCCCACCGCCCGCCCCATCCGCCCCGGCGATCTGGCCCGTTTGCTCCAACTGGCACCGGAGCGCCCGATCCTCCTAGATGAGACCTATGCCGAATTCTGCGGCCAGAATTTCATTCCCTGGATTGAACGCTTCTCCAATCTGATCATCTTGCGCACGCTGAGCAAGGCACGCGGCCTGCCAGGGTTGCGCTGCGGTTTCGTCGTCGGCCACCCTGCGGTGATCTCGTCACTGGATACCCTCCGCTCACCCTACAACCTGACCGCCACAGCGGCCTGGGTCGGTTCCGCTTTCCTGGCGGGCGACACAGATTTTCGGGAACGGCTCGCCGCGGCCACCACTGCCCGGGCCACACTGCAGCGGGAGCTGGCACGGCTGGGCGTTCCGGTCTGGTCGTCAGTCACCCACTTCTGCGTGTTCTATCTGGGCGACGCCGCCGGTTCAGCAGCGTCCGCTCTGGCCGAGCAGGGCATCCTCGTCCGATTGCTGGGCGACGACCTGTCGGGATTCATCCGGGTCAGTGTTACCGGACCAGAAGACACCGCGGTCTTTCTGTCCGCGTTCACCCCGTGGCTGACTCAACGTCGTCCGGAACCCATTCCCGCTGCCTGGAGGTTGTCATGA
- the hisG gene encoding ATP phosphoribosyltransferase: MINDDRIQLALPKGHMYAAVEHLLGDAGLAVQGNGRNYRPVCIDNRFELKILKPQNIVRMVELGSHDVAFAGYDWVVELDAAVQELLDTALDPVCLVAAAPQEMAKDPAFFRRRLLVASEYESITRRYLDGRGADYLFVRSYGATEVFPPEDADLIVDNTASGRTLRENGLTVVDTLLRSSTRLIANPIAMDGPKGRTIAELAMLVQAVLDARSRVMLEMNVAGDRLPAVLAVLPCMRKPTMSSLSDGTGFAVKAAVPKVQVVRLIPELKAAGATDILEYPFSKVVL, from the coding sequence ATGATCAACGATGACCGAATTCAACTGGCGCTGCCCAAGGGGCATATGTACGCAGCGGTGGAACACCTACTGGGGGATGCCGGCCTGGCCGTGCAGGGCAACGGCCGCAACTACCGCCCGGTCTGTATCGATAACCGGTTTGAACTGAAGATTCTGAAACCCCAAAATATCGTGCGCATGGTGGAACTCGGTTCCCACGACGTTGCTTTTGCCGGCTATGACTGGGTTGTGGAGCTGGATGCGGCTGTCCAGGAATTGCTGGACACCGCGCTCGATCCGGTTTGCCTGGTGGCTGCGGCGCCACAGGAGATGGCCAAGGATCCGGCGTTTTTCCGCCGCCGGCTGCTGGTGGCCTCGGAGTATGAATCCATCACCCGACGCTACCTGGATGGCCGCGGCGCGGATTATCTCTTTGTCCGCAGCTATGGCGCCACCGAAGTGTTTCCGCCCGAAGACGCCGACCTGATCGTGGATAACACCGCCTCCGGCCGGACGCTGCGCGAGAACGGCTTAACCGTTGTCGACACCCTGCTGCGTTCGTCCACCCGGCTCATCGCCAACCCGATCGCCATGGACGGCCCCAAGGGGCGAACCATCGCGGAGCTGGCCATGCTGGTACAAGCCGTCCTAGACGCTCGAAGCCGGGTCATGCTGGAAATGAACGTGGCCGGAGACCGTTTACCCGCGGTTTTGGCTGTGCTCCCCTGCATGCGCAAGCCCACCATGTCCAGCCTGTCAGATGGGACCGGCTTTGCCGTCAAGGCGGCGGTGCCCAAGGTTCAGGTCGTCCGGCTGATTCCGGAGCTGAAGGCAGCCGGGGCCACCGATATTCTCGAGTACCCATTCTCCAAGGTGGTGCTGTGA